A stretch of the Medicago truncatula cultivar Jemalong A17 chromosome 5, MtrunA17r5.0-ANR, whole genome shotgun sequence genome encodes the following:
- the LOC120580634 gene encoding uncharacterized protein, which produces MDNKNNDKCFVNRVEVGSSSVGAVNKIIFETCGKKENANGVQPSDNPEKDKNVPEPNKVKGCDIYKKFEGVKALGTITKYIPSANLFEVLYQNDNRMEYLTFDEIIKNLANKEDICRFQQVSSPPPR; this is translated from the exons ATGgacaacaaaaataatgataaatgttTTGTTAACAGAG TTGAAGTTGGTTCATCTTCCGTTGGAGCTGTCAACAAGATTATTTTCGAAACTTGTGGAAAAAAAGAG AATGCAAATGGAGTTCAACCAAGTGACAATCctgaaaaagataagaatgtGCCAGAACCTAACAAAGTAAAAGGTTGTGACATCTATAAGAAATTTGAAGGGGTTAAAGCTCTTGGGACTATCACTAAATACATACCCTCAGCGAATCTATTTGAA gTTCTGTACCAAAATGATAACCGAATGGAGTATTTGACCTTTGATGagattataaaaaatttggcaAACAAGGAAGATATATGCAGGTTTCAACAAGTATCATCACCACCACCGAG ATAA
- the LOC11411471 gene encoding uncharacterized protein yields the protein MKKVAAAEETPTSKRRRGNFSGGAYSNRVVNDNGQIEVTPPEESKKKEKAKSAPTYTKTEVKTEGKPWYSKKLNATKTEPYEPYQFVGLYICKERNGVRCLGTIEDYSPEKNNMLKVKYKVDGMIEYLTQIEALYAMAKSEDFLTVQRTPNTRNGSKKQIGKKKADVEEGSTRAKKK from the exons atgaaaaaggttGCTGCAGCTGAAGAGACACCCACTTCAAAAAGGAGGAGGGGAAATTTTTCAG gTGGTGCTTATTCAAATAGAGTTGTTAATGACAATGGACAAATTGAAGTAACCCCACCAGAGGAGagcaagaagaaagaaaaggcaAAATCTGCTCCAACATAT acaaaaACAGAAGTGAAAACAGAGGGCAAGCCGTGGTACTCGAAGAAATTAAATGCAACTAAAACTGAACCTTATGAGCCTTATCAGTTTGTTGGACTCTATATCTGCAAGGAACGTAATGGAGTTAGATGCTTGGGAACGATTGAAGACTATAGTCCTGAAAAGAATAATATGCTCAAA GTTAAGTACAAAGTTGATGGTATGATAGAATATTTGACACAAATTGAGGCTTTGTATGCTATGGCAAAAAGTGAGGACTTTTTGACAGTTCAACGAACACCAAATACAAG AAATGGTTCAAAGAAGCAAATTGGTAAGAAAAAGGCTGACGTAGAAGAAGGATCAACTCgagcaaagaaaaaatga
- the LOC120580635 gene encoding protein MAIN-LIKE 1-like produces MADQDPIDPSKMIGGRRAMTQSHRRERQGGHIPKRGRGRRGDGSGSSQATQPEESQVVDPSQPVDQTGVEYLNYQDQVHHDVTDGGYDQDHIPQQQDAVDEDDIAAAAAPKVLPTDPPFPGGPEDLSLLHSYADHVALSLWYNSNNVRKTRVLKPINHGAKILTLGRPNANENWFWDALQQSGLHDLVYLGYSTVPHALLLTLCERWHPETSTFHMPMGEMTVTLDDVACLTHLPIEGRMLAHGKKMPKYEGAELLMTYLGVSQNEAQKICNQEYGGYISYPRLREFYTSYLGRANVLAGTEDAEELEELARVRTYCVRCYLLYLVGCLLFGDRSNKRIELIYLTTMADGYAGMRNYSWGAMTLTYLYGELADACRPGHRALGGSVTLLTAWFLAHFPGFFSVDLNTDYLENYPVAARLL; encoded by the exons atggccgatcaggaccccattgatccatcgaagatgattggtggtaggcgtgccatgactcagagccaccgcAGGGAGAGGCAGGGcggccacatcccaaagaggggtagaggtcgAAGAGGAGATGGCTCAGGaagctctcaggctacacagcctgaggagtcacaggttgttgacccgtcacagcctgttgaccagactggggtggagtacctgaactatcaggatcaggtacatcATGATGTGACGGATGGtggatatgaccaggatcatataccacagcAGCAGGATGCAGTAGACgaggatgacattgcagcagctgctgcaccgAAGGTGTTACCTACGGACCCTCCATTTCCTGGTGGACCGGAGGACCTGTCATTGCTCCACTCTTATGCCGATCATGTGGCTTTGTCACTctggtataattcaaataat gttcgtaagacccgcgtgcttaaaccgattaatcatggggccaagattctcactctcggacgccctaacgcgaatgagaattggttttgggatgcGCTTCAACAGAGCGGGCTACATGATTTGGTATACTTGGGGTACTCCACCGTGCCTCATGCACTGCTGCTGactttatgcgagaggtggcatccggagaccagcaccttccacatgccgatgggggagatgactgtgacattggatgatgtcgcatgtctgacgcatcttcctattgaggggcggatgttggctcatgggaagaagatgcccaAGTATGAGGGAGCGGAACTGCTGATGACGTATTTGGGTGTGTCCCAGAATGAGGCTCAGAAGATCTGCAACCAGGAGTACGGCGGGTACATTAGCTACCCGAGGCTGAGGGAGTTCTATACCtcgtaccttggtagggccaacGTATTGGCGGGTACGGAGGATGCTGAGGAACTTGAGGAGCTGGCGAGGGTCAGGACATACTGCGTCCGGTGTTACCTTCTGTACTTggtcggatgcttgttgtttggcgatagaagcaacaagcgcatcgaGCTGATATATTTGACGACCATGGCGGACGGGTAcgcagggatgcgtaattattcctggggagCTATGACCCTCACCTACCTATATGGCGAGTTGGCGGATGCATGTAGGCCTGGACACAGAGCGCTTGGGGGGAGCGTGACACTGTTGACT gcatggtttttggcgcattttccagGGTTTTTTAGTGTTGATCTCAACACTGACTACCTGGAAAACTATCCGGTtgcagcgag gTTGCTTTAA